The following coding sequences are from one Rhodobiaceae bacterium window:
- the rlmB gene encoding 23S rRNA (guanosine-2'-O-)-methyltransferase RlmB produces MTKRKQPRPHSSANSQEKTKKNRGKRRPTPPAAAKAETGGAYLYGLHAVSAALANDKRRISQLICTSSVAKDLEAAGQTRRIKPVLAETSEISEMLPPGAVHQGVALKTNPLHEPDLDQVMEGATRLALLDQVTDPHNVGAILRSAAVFGVSGLVMTDRNSPPQSGVLAKSASGALEHVSICRVSNLSRSIETLIKQGFTIIGLDGDSNHELSQIDTSGKVALVLGAEGAGLRRLTRDKCDWLAKLPASGPMRSLNVSNAAAVAFYELARNER; encoded by the coding sequence ATGACCAAGCGCAAGCAACCACGCCCCCATTCGTCCGCCAATTCCCAAGAGAAAACCAAGAAAAACCGCGGAAAACGGCGACCTACGCCGCCGGCCGCAGCCAAAGCCGAGACAGGTGGTGCTTATCTCTATGGTCTTCATGCGGTGTCTGCGGCCCTTGCCAACGACAAACGCCGGATCTCTCAACTTATCTGCACATCATCTGTCGCAAAGGACCTCGAGGCGGCCGGACAGACCAGACGAATCAAGCCAGTCCTCGCGGAAACGAGCGAAATTTCTGAAATGTTGCCACCCGGCGCAGTTCATCAGGGTGTAGCGCTCAAAACCAATCCACTCCACGAGCCCGATCTTGACCAGGTGATGGAGGGCGCCACCCGCCTCGCCCTCCTTGATCAGGTGACCGACCCACATAATGTCGGCGCCATCCTTCGCTCCGCTGCTGTCTTCGGGGTTTCGGGACTTGTGATGACCGATCGCAACAGCCCTCCACAATCCGGCGTGCTTGCAAAGTCCGCATCTGGTGCCCTGGAACACGTCTCCATCTGCCGTGTGAGCAATCTATCCCGGTCCATCGAAACCCTGATAAAACAAGGCTTTACAATTATCGGCTTAGACGGAGATTCAAATCATGAGCTGAGCCAAATCGACACCAGCGGGAAGGTCGCGCTGGTGCTCGGTGCGGAGGGCGCTGGTCTCAGGCGCCTGACCCGGGACAAGTGCGATTGGTTGGCAAAACTCCCCGCGTCCGGCCCCATGCGCAGCCTCAATGTCTCCAACGCGGCAGCTGTCGCCTTCTATGAATTAGCGCGAAACGAGCGCTGA
- a CDS encoding hypothetical protein (protein of unknown function (DUF1761)), with product MAISLEAINWLAVLGAIVANMAVGAIWYSPIAAGKAWLESTGRSQEEIEGGGGAMALAIVPAALNATVIAILASGLGVATAGGGALLGLAVWLGFVMPTNWIEVIFDRKSYRTAIINNGNFIITMPLMGAIIGMWG from the coding sequence ATGGCTATTTCACTGGAAGCGATCAACTGGCTTGCTGTTCTAGGGGCGATCGTCGCCAATATGGCCGTCGGCGCCATTTGGTACTCTCCCATCGCCGCTGGCAAAGCATGGCTGGAATCGACAGGCCGGAGCCAAGAAGAAATTGAAGGCGGTGGCGGAGCCATGGCGCTGGCCATTGTCCCAGCAGCCCTCAACGCAACCGTCATCGCGATCCTTGCATCCGGGCTCGGCGTGGCCACAGCAGGCGGCGGCGCCCTGCTCGGCTTGGCCGTGTGGCTGGGGTTTGTCATGCCCACCAACTGGATCGAGGTGATTTTCGACCGCAAAAGCTACCGGACAGCCATCATCAATAATGGCAACTTCATCATCACCATGCCGCTGATGGGCGCGATCATTGGCATGTGGGGCTGA
- the ctpH gene encoding methyl-accepting chemotaxis protein CtpH gives MSQMTAAGRFNLSTLRVSQKIYGVLGFLVLCFAATIMVTLWRMNSITAEIEEIADQQMPLTEVVTQVSLNQLEQAIYFERILRLGYASSGAASRTALDPLVAAFEKDGKVVNEKVVVAEEIVAHAITTAYLPETSKRYEAILASLKHFEAGHLVYEEHAQELIEAVRRGDRTLIERKIEGVVEEEEKLDHEIADILLEIEHLTADSLNLVKEHEVTAVWTVFFMALAAIAVGGTVSYLIVRGIVGPLQRVVEALIALSTGKTDRRVDISGEDEIAQTAKAYGILREKTEEAQELAARQKSQDDAEKARQARVDQLTKDFDASIAEVLQMMGEATSTLEATSGDMSDAAEKGKAQTTTVSAATEETSTNVQVVASAAEEMSASISEVSNTIAKTAQVTQQAVAEAERTNRSVTSLAEAASRIGDVVNLISDIADQTNLLALNATIEAARAGESGKGFAVVASEVKELATQTAKATSEISQQISDIQTVTDDSVAAITGITKTIGDIDEYSSMVSSSIEEQMTATHEISGSVQQAAMGTQELSQSMVGVQKTAELSGDAALRVDGAVERLSKQTDALKRHVGQFLENVRAA, from the coding sequence ATGAGCCAGATGACCGCTGCCGGGCGATTCAATCTTTCTACATTACGGGTTTCTCAAAAAATCTACGGAGTATTGGGCTTTCTGGTCCTTTGCTTCGCGGCAACCATCATGGTCACGCTGTGGCGCATGAATTCGATTACCGCTGAGATTGAAGAGATTGCAGATCAGCAGATGCCGCTGACAGAGGTGGTGACGCAGGTCTCGCTTAATCAGCTGGAGCAGGCGATCTATTTTGAGCGCATCTTGCGCTTGGGCTATGCGTCGTCAGGCGCAGCCTCGCGGACTGCTTTGGACCCGCTCGTGGCGGCCTTCGAGAAAGACGGGAAGGTTGTGAATGAGAAGGTGGTTGTCGCCGAAGAGATCGTGGCCCATGCCATCACTACCGCCTATCTTCCAGAGACCAGCAAAAGATACGAAGCCATTCTTGCATCATTGAAGCATTTTGAAGCAGGGCACCTGGTTTATGAGGAGCATGCCCAGGAGCTGATTGAGGCGGTTCGCCGCGGTGACAGGACTCTGATTGAGCGGAAGATTGAAGGCGTGGTCGAGGAGGAAGAGAAACTTGATCATGAAATCGCGGACATTCTGCTTGAGATAGAACATCTGACTGCTGACTCGCTGAACCTTGTTAAGGAACATGAGGTCACTGCTGTTTGGACTGTCTTTTTCATGGCATTGGCTGCCATTGCGGTTGGTGGGACGGTTTCCTACCTGATCGTTCGTGGCATTGTCGGGCCGCTGCAGCGTGTCGTTGAAGCTCTGATTGCTCTCTCGACCGGCAAGACGGACCGCAGGGTCGACATTTCCGGCGAAGACGAGATTGCACAGACTGCCAAAGCCTATGGGATCTTGCGGGAGAAAACGGAAGAAGCTCAAGAGCTCGCGGCCCGCCAGAAAAGCCAGGATGATGCTGAGAAAGCAAGACAGGCACGGGTCGACCAGCTGACAAAAGACTTCGATGCGTCCATCGCAGAAGTGCTTCAAATGATGGGAGAGGCAACGTCAACTCTCGAGGCAACTTCCGGCGACATGTCTGATGCTGCCGAAAAAGGTAAAGCTCAGACAACGACAGTCTCTGCGGCGACTGAGGAAACCAGCACCAACGTGCAGGTGGTTGCATCGGCAGCAGAAGAAATGTCCGCCTCCATTTCCGAGGTGTCGAACACGATTGCAAAAACCGCCCAGGTAACACAGCAAGCGGTTGCTGAGGCAGAGCGGACCAACCGGTCTGTCACCAGCCTTGCGGAAGCGGCTTCTCGGATCGGGGACGTTGTTAATCTGATCAGTGATATTGCGGATCAGACGAACCTGCTTGCCCTTAATGCGACAATCGAAGCTGCTCGTGCCGGCGAGTCCGGCAAAGGGTTTGCGGTTGTGGCGTCTGAGGTGAAGGAGCTCGCCACCCAGACGGCCAAAGCGACGAGTGAGATATCGCAACAGATTTCAGATATCCAAACGGTAACGGATGACTCTGTGGCCGCGATTACGGGGATCACCAAAACCATTGGCGACATTGACGAATATTCTTCGATGGTCTCCTCTTCCATCGAAGAGCAGATGACAGCGACCCATGAGATTAGCGGCAGTGTCCAACAGGCTGCCATGGGCACGCAGGAATTGTCACAGTCCATGGTGGGTGTTCAAAAAACAGCTGAGCTCTCTGGTGATGCTGCCCTTCGCGTTGATGGTGCGGTAGAGCGTCTTTCCAAACAGACGGATGCGCTAAAGCGGCATGTGGGGCAGTTTCTGGAGAATGTCCGCGCTGCGTAA
- a CDS encoding permease family protein, with product MARHGCRLSNSSKAFPCFQFEFVTKPDNNRGDHIHGGVERVIKKRKHGEEQPYWPLGPFKVRLPLVHYRLEPIEAIQALIIFVVALGMIPLLERYLGLPYDVALAFVFVSALGFLLPSLLGVPMVPGWITPAIPVVLLFLGNFEPSSDAIKALIALQLIVTLIFFVLGVTRLGSKLVDVIPQSMKAGILMGAGIAAFSGEIGEGGRLAATPISLTIGFVITAYMLFSQSFLRMTETNRWARALSSYGMVPGAIAAMAIGWSLGEYPLPEIEYGFTQPAFAEMWNYLPFSIGMPTANMFLLAVPTAVIAYIIAFGDIIVGKSVLARVDHLRPDEDIDVDVDRVHLVTGVRNLIHSFFAPFPGLAGPLFTGVMVTMAERYRYGRRAMDSIYSGAGTFYFVLLLALFALPLVTLFKPVLPIALSITLLVTGYLCVSVAADEMKNNTQMGVAGTMGIVLATYGAAWGLVAGLVLYFLLEWRSDSDEDPAEAEPQSQGAADLAPHQDRVD from the coding sequence ATGGCGCGACATGGGTGCCGTCTAAGCAATTCTTCGAAGGCTTTCCCGTGTTTTCAGTTTGAGTTTGTGACAAAGCCAGACAACAATCGCGGGGATCATATTCACGGGGGGGTGGAGCGAGTGATAAAAAAGAGAAAACACGGCGAAGAACAGCCTTATTGGCCTTTGGGTCCATTCAAAGTGCGGTTACCGCTTGTCCATTATCGTTTGGAACCGATCGAGGCGATCCAGGCTTTGATCATTTTTGTGGTGGCGCTGGGAATGATACCGCTGCTCGAACGCTATCTCGGGTTGCCTTATGATGTTGCTTTAGCTTTCGTATTTGTGAGCGCGCTTGGGTTCTTGCTACCAAGCCTTCTGGGCGTTCCGATGGTGCCAGGGTGGATCACGCCCGCTATCCCGGTCGTGCTTCTGTTTCTAGGAAATTTTGAACCGAGCTCTGACGCGATAAAAGCACTGATTGCCTTGCAACTGATCGTGACTCTCATCTTTTTTGTCTTAGGCGTTACGCGCTTGGGATCGAAACTGGTGGACGTCATCCCACAGTCGATGAAAGCCGGTATTTTGATGGGCGCTGGAATCGCCGCGTTCTCCGGTGAAATCGGCGAAGGCGGCCGGCTTGCAGCCACGCCAATATCGCTCACGATCGGCTTCGTTATCACGGCCTACATGTTGTTTTCACAGTCCTTCCTTCGCATGACCGAAACAAACCGATGGGCCAGAGCCTTGTCCAGCTATGGCATGGTGCCGGGTGCGATCGCAGCAATGGCGATCGGTTGGTCGCTTGGGGAGTATCCATTGCCTGAGATCGAATATGGTTTCACACAACCCGCTTTTGCTGAGATGTGGAATTATCTTCCATTCAGCATCGGTATGCCGACCGCCAATATGTTCTTACTCGCCGTACCGACGGCGGTGATCGCCTACATCATCGCGTTTGGAGATATCATTGTTGGCAAGAGTGTTCTGGCGCGCGTCGATCATTTACGCCCTGATGAAGACATTGACGTAGATGTTGACCGCGTTCACTTGGTGACCGGTGTTCGCAACCTGATCCATAGCTTCTTCGCGCCTTTCCCTGGGCTCGCAGGGCCGTTGTTCACGGGTGTTATGGTCACGATGGCCGAGCGTTATCGGTACGGACGCCGGGCAATGGACTCCATCTATAGCGGCGCGGGAACATTCTATTTTGTTCTACTATTGGCGCTGTTCGCTTTGCCCCTCGTGACCTTATTCAAGCCGGTCTTGCCAATCGCACTGTCGATTACCCTGCTGGTGACCGGTTACCTTTGTGTCAGCGTTGCCGCCGATGAAATGAAAAACAATACCCAAATGGGTGTCGCAGGTACGATGGGCATCGTCCTTGCGACATACGGGGCCGCCTGGGGGCTGGTCGCGGGATTGGTTCTCTATTTCCTTTTGGAGTGGCGGTCGGATTCCGACGAAGATCCAGCTGAAGCTGAACCGCAATCACAAGGAGCTGCAGATCTTGCGCCCCACCAAGATCGAGTTGATTGA
- the mcp4 gene encoding methyl-accepting chemotaxis protein 4, which yields MNRLLSGGRLGLGKFMVSQKIYGVLGFLIFCFVATSAATLWQMDSITTEIEEVSDRQMPLTEVVTKVALTQLEQAIYFERILALSYLSNGRPVRSDLTPLVEAFQKDGKIVAEKVIVAEEIAAEAADATPLATVEERYRAILASLKHFDEGHVAYQKHADELIEMIARGETAGIKELAHTVHAEEDALDKEITEILYEIEHLTVESLDVVKQHETSAVWMVLILTLVAVVVSGGVAFMVVRGIVGPLRNVVDALGSLSEGDTSAEVSVHTEDEIGQTARAYGVLRQVTVDARVADQKHQQELDAAEARRKDEVARLTQEFDESVASVIGAFGESVATLGATSKEMAEAANSTKEQTVAVSAATEETSTNVQVVASAAEEMSASIAEVSNTIAKTAEVTQKAVLDAESTTQSVTSLAEAAARIGDVVDLISDIADQTNLLALNATIEAARAGEAGKGFAVVASEVKGLATQTAKATGEITAQISEIQSVTDQSVAAISEITKTITEIDSYSNIVASAIEEQKNATHEISGSVQQAAQGTQELSQSMVGVQRSTEISGDSAVRVDGAVDHLSKQADALKGHVDQFLAGLKSA from the coding sequence ATGAATCGGCTTCTTTCTGGCGGGCGTTTAGGCCTTGGCAAATTTATGGTCTCGCAAAAGATCTATGGTGTTCTTGGTTTTCTCATTTTTTGTTTCGTGGCGACGAGCGCTGCTACGTTGTGGCAGATGGACTCGATCACAACAGAGATTGAAGAGGTCTCGGATCGGCAGATGCCGTTGACCGAAGTGGTCACCAAGGTTGCGCTTACGCAGCTGGAACAGGCGATTTACTTCGAACGCATCCTGGCGCTGTCCTATTTGTCAAATGGGCGGCCCGTGAGATCCGATTTGACTCCTCTCGTGGAAGCTTTCCAGAAGGATGGCAAAATTGTCGCGGAAAAGGTCATTGTCGCTGAAGAGATCGCTGCTGAGGCGGCGGACGCTACGCCCTTGGCTACAGTTGAGGAGCGCTACCGCGCCATTCTTGCCTCACTCAAACACTTTGATGAGGGACATGTCGCCTACCAAAAGCACGCTGATGAACTGATTGAGATGATCGCACGCGGAGAGACCGCAGGTATCAAGGAACTGGCACACACCGTTCATGCTGAAGAAGACGCACTTGATAAGGAAATCACTGAGATTCTGTATGAAATTGAACACCTGACAGTGGAGTCCCTCGATGTTGTGAAACAACATGAGACTTCGGCTGTCTGGATGGTTCTGATCCTGACGCTGGTTGCTGTTGTTGTTTCAGGCGGAGTAGCCTTTATGGTGGTTCGCGGCATTGTCGGCCCGCTCAGGAACGTTGTTGATGCCTTGGGTTCTCTGTCTGAGGGGGATACGAGCGCTGAGGTTTCTGTCCATACTGAAGACGAAATTGGTCAGACAGCCAGAGCCTATGGTGTGTTGCGCCAAGTGACGGTAGACGCGCGGGTTGCAGACCAGAAACACCAACAAGAGCTCGACGCAGCAGAAGCGCGCCGGAAAGATGAGGTCGCGCGTCTGACTCAAGAATTTGACGAGTCCGTTGCATCGGTCATTGGCGCATTCGGCGAGTCTGTCGCGACTTTGGGAGCTACCTCCAAAGAAATGGCTGAAGCTGCCAACTCAACGAAAGAGCAGACAGTGGCAGTTTCGGCTGCAACGGAAGAAACGAGCACGAATGTTCAGGTCGTTGCGTCTGCTGCGGAGGAGATGTCAGCCTCGATTGCCGAAGTGTCCAACACGATCGCTAAGACTGCAGAAGTTACGCAGAAAGCTGTCCTTGACGCTGAGAGCACAACTCAGTCCGTGACAAGTCTCGCGGAGGCGGCTGCGAGAATTGGTGATGTGGTTGATTTGATCAGTGACATTGCTGATCAGACGAACCTACTGGCGTTGAACGCGACGATTGAAGCTGCGCGTGCGGGTGAAGCAGGCAAGGGATTTGCGGTTGTGGCGTCCGAGGTTAAGGGGCTTGCAACTCAGACTGCAAAAGCGACAGGGGAAATCACAGCGCAGATCTCAGAGATACAATCTGTCACTGACCAATCTGTTGCAGCGATTTCCGAGATCACGAAGACGATCACAGAAATCGATTCCTATTCCAACATCGTGGCGTCGGCGATCGAAGAGCAAAAAAATGCCACGCATGAGATCAGTGGCAGTGTTCAGCAGGCGGCCCAGGGCACGCAGGAACTGTCCCAATCAATGGTTGGGGTTCAGAGGAGCACGGAGATATCCGGCGATTCTGCCGTCAGGGTCGATGGTGCAGTTGACCATCTGTCGAAGCAGGCTGATGCACTCAAGGGGCATGTGGATCAGTTCCTGGCGGGGCTTAAGTCGGCCTAG
- the afr gene encoding 1,5-anhydro-D-fructose reductase gives MGAQLVRVGLLGASQIAPLAIIGPAARRDDVEVVSVAARDPERAASFAAEHGIARVAATYDELISDPEIDLIYNGLPPVSHAPLSVSAMKAGRHVLCEKPFAMNAGEARGMVETALRTGRLCVEGFHYFYHPLFARVIEIVRSGELGPLIAMSGAFDVEIPDVAGNIRYDLALGGGALMDLGCYPLHMLRHIAGSEPQIISAAAKIGRPGIDLSMEAELQFSGIPARISCDMRSGVAIRAEFEVIGQKGRLHVNNPIHPYLGHQLTLLVNGEETTEQVDGQSTFDHQLDAVIGAISGGAGVPTGGADAVANMDAIDAIYTAAGLSPRGL, from the coding sequence ATGGGGGCACAGCTGGTTCGGGTAGGGCTGCTTGGGGCATCGCAGATCGCGCCATTGGCGATCATTGGGCCTGCTGCCCGACGTGATGATGTCGAAGTGGTCTCTGTCGCCGCAAGAGATCCAGAGCGGGCCGCGTCCTTTGCTGCTGAGCATGGTATTGCGCGCGTCGCTGCCACGTATGATGAGTTGATCTCAGATCCAGAAATTGATCTTATTTACAATGGGTTACCGCCTGTTTCTCATGCACCACTTAGTGTCTCGGCCATGAAGGCTGGTCGCCATGTGCTGTGCGAAAAGCCGTTCGCCATGAATGCCGGAGAAGCACGCGGCATGGTTGAGACTGCGCTGCGGACCGGCCGGCTTTGCGTTGAAGGCTTCCACTATTTCTATCATCCGCTTTTTGCGAGGGTTATTGAGATTGTGCGGTCCGGCGAGTTGGGGCCCCTGATCGCTATGAGCGGTGCCTTTGATGTGGAAATTCCTGATGTTGCCGGGAATATTCGATACGACCTGGCACTCGGTGGTGGGGCCTTGATGGATCTTGGCTGCTATCCGCTTCATATGCTGCGGCATATTGCGGGGTCTGAACCCCAGATTATCAGTGCTGCAGCGAAGATCGGGCGGCCGGGCATCGACCTTTCAATGGAGGCTGAGCTTCAGTTTAGCGGCATTCCGGCTCGAATTTCCTGCGATATGCGTTCTGGCGTCGCCATTCGTGCGGAATTTGAGGTGATTGGTCAAAAAGGTCGGTTGCATGTCAATAATCCGATCCATCCCTATCTTGGCCACCAACTGACGCTGCTCGTCAATGGTGAGGAAACAACTGAACAGGTTGATGGTCAGTCGACTTTTGATCATCAGCTGGATGCGGTAATCGGAGCGATATCGGGTGGGGCCGGCGTGCCAACAGGCGGGGCTGACGCTGTTGCCAATATGGACGCGATTGACGCGATCTACACCGCCGCAGGGCTCTCTCCGCGGGGTCTTTGA
- a CDS encoding preprotein translocase subunit SecE encodes MAKSNPVQFVQEVRSETSKVTWPTRRETIVTTVMVFIMVVMAAVFFFLADQVLSYGVSFVLGLGG; translated from the coding sequence ATGGCTAAAAGCAATCCAGTTCAGTTCGTGCAAGAGGTTCGGTCAGAAACGTCGAAGGTGACGTGGCCAACGCGGCGCGAAACGATTGTGACGACGGTCATGGTCTTCATCATGGTTGTGATGGCGGCTGTGTTCTTCTTTCTTGCAGATCAGGTTTTGAGTTACGGAGTTTCATTCGTGCTCGGACTTGGTGGCTAA
- the hlyD gene encoding hemolysin secretion protein D, plasmid, with product MRQFWEELKRYWEIARVTWEDEVRNPKPPARTKPEREFLPAAIEITDTPASPAGRILAGLLIGLFVIGIAWSIIGKIDINATLVGRVIPTGKVKVIEPLETGSVLAIHVRNGERVEAGQLMVELDPTDSTADRERLARDLMAAELEAARLRETIRAGREGLGAREVSIETTIPMDAELLAMQSEVLLRTVAAHQAALDSLAGEREQQVAALARITSSVEEREKLVGVIGERVNMYKTLLERETGTRTNYLQVAQLLYEERANLRTEQGQMAETEAAISATYLREQETIATFLSKAVTDLADAESRLSGLTQELIKATRREARNRLHAPVSGIVRQLAVHTVGEVVTTDQQIMIIIPEDAGLEVEAMLLNKDKGFVLVEQGAEIKVDAFPFTKYGTINGIVLDVSNDAIEEEGTGLVFPVRVSMDRATMRAAGEDRALTPGMSVTVEVKTGKRRVIEYLLTPLLRYRDEAIRER from the coding sequence ATGAGACAGTTCTGGGAAGAATTGAAGAGATATTGGGAGATTGCCAGGGTCACCTGGGAAGACGAAGTCCGTAACCCCAAGCCCCCTGCACGCACCAAGCCGGAGCGGGAGTTCCTACCTGCAGCGATCGAAATCACCGACACGCCCGCGTCACCTGCCGGACGGATCCTTGCGGGTCTTCTGATCGGGCTCTTTGTGATTGGAATTGCTTGGTCGATCATCGGAAAGATCGACATTAATGCGACGTTGGTGGGGCGTGTGATCCCGACGGGTAAAGTCAAGGTCATTGAACCCTTAGAAACAGGTTCTGTCCTCGCTATTCATGTGCGCAATGGAGAAAGGGTGGAGGCGGGCCAATTGATGGTTGAGCTGGACCCAACCGACAGCACCGCTGACAGAGAGCGGCTTGCGCGAGATCTGATGGCTGCAGAACTCGAAGCAGCACGCCTTCGCGAAACCATCCGTGCCGGGCGCGAGGGGCTTGGGGCACGGGAGGTTTCAATCGAGACGACCATCCCAATGGATGCAGAGCTGCTCGCGATGCAGTCAGAGGTTCTTTTGCGCACGGTCGCGGCGCATCAGGCTGCGCTGGATAGTCTGGCGGGTGAACGAGAACAACAGGTTGCGGCCCTTGCGCGCATTACTTCGAGTGTCGAAGAGCGTGAAAAGCTTGTTGGCGTTATTGGTGAACGCGTCAATATGTACAAAACGCTGCTCGAGCGCGAAACAGGGACGAGAACCAACTATCTGCAGGTCGCTCAGCTTTTATATGAAGAGCGCGCCAACCTTCGCACTGAGCAGGGCCAGATGGCTGAAACAGAAGCGGCGATCTCAGCGACCTATCTGCGCGAACAGGAGACAATTGCGACCTTCCTCAGCAAAGCGGTGACAGACCTCGCAGATGCTGAGTCTCGGCTCTCCGGCCTCACTCAAGAGCTGATAAAGGCGACACGGCGCGAAGCGCGTAACCGGCTTCATGCGCCTGTGTCAGGCATTGTACGGCAGCTTGCCGTTCACACCGTCGGTGAAGTTGTAACCACTGACCAACAGATCATGATCATAATACCTGAGGATGCTGGATTAGAAGTGGAGGCCATGCTTCTCAATAAAGACAAAGGCTTTGTGCTGGTAGAGCAGGGGGCTGAAATCAAAGTTGATGCATTTCCCTTCACCAAATATGGCACGATCAATGGCATTGTTCTGGATGTATCCAACGATGCTATCGAAGAAGAAGGAACAGGTTTGGTGTTCCCGGTACGTGTCTCAATGGACCGGGCGACGATGCGTGCTGCAGGCGAAGACAGAGCGTTGACGCCGGGCATGTCGGTAACCGTAGAGGTGAAAACGGGGAAACGGCGGGTCATTGAATATTTGCTGACCCCGCTCTTGCGGTATCGCGACGAGGCCATCAGAGAGAGATAG
- the sigW gene encoding ECF RNA polymerase sigma factor SigW has protein sequence MVRNVKTIVNELQVLRAQGGDEQAFRDLVRSWSPQLLRFCRRRTDDVDAAREVVQSVWLQVVKGFRRLEDPARFPAWLFTIAARACADQVRGQVHRRTLAAHYKDIALNGVNGEALETAASTLDLKAAIRALPGEQRRLLGLYYSHGYSIEEIATQLNIPAGTVKSRLHSLREELRRFHEGEDDDEH, from the coding sequence ATGGTTAGAAACGTCAAAACAATCGTGAACGAATTGCAGGTTCTGCGTGCACAAGGCGGCGATGAACAGGCGTTTCGAGATCTCGTACGGAGTTGGTCACCGCAATTGTTACGCTTTTGCCGACGACGGACGGATGATGTGGATGCTGCCCGAGAGGTCGTTCAGAGCGTCTGGCTGCAAGTGGTGAAGGGGTTTCGACGGTTGGAAGACCCAGCCCGTTTTCCAGCCTGGTTATTCACCATTGCGGCCCGGGCTTGTGCTGATCAGGTGCGTGGGCAGGTGCACCGACGGACCTTGGCGGCCCATTACAAAGATATTGCGTTGAATGGCGTAAATGGTGAGGCCTTAGAGACGGCTGCGTCGACTTTGGATTTGAAAGCGGCCATCCGTGCGCTGCCTGGCGAGCAACGGCGTCTTTTGGGCCTCTATTACAGCCACGGTTACTCAATTGAAGAGATTGCTACCCAACTCAACATTCCGGCGGGCACTGTGAAATCCAGGCTGCATAGCCTGCGAGAAGAACTACGCCGCTTCCATGAAGGAGAAGATGATGACGAACATTGA
- the tufA gene encoding elongation factor Tu has product MAKEKFERNKPHVNIGTIGHVDHGKTTLTAAITKVLAESGGADFSDYADIDKAPEEKARGITISTAHVEYETANRHYAHVDCPGHADYVKNMITGAAQMDGGILVVNAADGPMPQTREHILLARQVGVPALVVYLNKVDQVDDEELLELVEMEVRELLSEYGFPGDDIPIVAGSALAALEGRDDNIGKESILKLMEAVDEAIPQPERAVNLPFLMPIEDVFSISGRGTVVTGRVERGVINVGDEIEIVGIKDTQKTTCTGVEMFRKLLDSGEAGDNIGALLRGVDREQVERGQVLCAPGSITPHTKFTAEAYILTKDEGGRHTPFFTNYRPQFYFRTTDVTGVVSLPAGTEMVMPGDNVAIEVELIAPIAMEEKLRFAIREGGRTVGSGVVSSIIE; this is encoded by the coding sequence ATGGCCAAAGAGAAATTCGAGCGTAATAAGCCACACGTTAACATTGGCACGATTGGTCACGTTGACCACGGTAAGACGACGCTGACGGCGGCGATTACGAAAGTGCTTGCTGAATCTGGTGGGGCAGACTTTTCTGATTATGCAGATATCGACAAGGCGCCTGAAGAGAAGGCCCGCGGTATTACGATCTCTACTGCTCACGTTGAGTATGAGACGGCAAACCGTCACTATGCCCACGTGGACTGCCCAGGTCACGCTGACTATGTGAAGAACATGATCACCGGTGCGGCTCAGATGGATGGTGGCATTCTTGTTGTGAACGCAGCTGATGGCCCGATGCCACAGACGCGCGAGCACATTCTTCTTGCCCGTCAGGTTGGTGTTCCAGCGCTGGTTGTTTACCTGAACAAGGTTGACCAGGTTGATGACGAAGAGCTTCTTGAGCTCGTTGAAATGGAAGTGCGTGAGCTTCTTTCCGAATATGGCTTCCCAGGGGACGATATTCCAATCGTTGCTGGTTCAGCCCTTGCTGCCCTTGAGGGCCGCGATGACAATATCGGTAAAGAAAGCATCCTGAAGCTGATGGAAGCGGTTGATGAAGCCATTCCACAGCCAGAGCGTGCAGTTAACCTGCCATTCCTGATGCCGATTGAGGATGTGTTCTCTATCTCAGGTCGCGGTACTGTTGTGACGGGTCGTGTTGAGCGCGGTGTGATCAATGTTGGTGACGAAATTGAAATCGTCGGCATCAAGGACACGCAGAAGACGACCTGTACGGGTGTTGAAATGTTCCGCAAGCTGCTTGATAGCGGTGAAGCAGGTGACAATATTGGGGCTCTGCTTCGTGGTGTTGACCGCGAACAGGTTGAGCGTGGTCAGGTTCTTTGTGCGCCTGGTTCGATCACTCCACACACGAAGTTTACGGCTGAAGCCTACATCCTGACGAAGGATGAGGGTGGTCGTCACACACCATTCTTCACAAACTATCGTCCACAGTTCTACTTCCGGACGACGGACGTGACGGGTGTTGTGAGCCTTCCAGCAGGCACCGAGATGGTGATGCCAGGAGATAATGTTGCAATTGAGGTTGAGCTGATCGCACCGATCGCCATGGAAGAGAAGCTTCGCTTCGCTATCCGTGAAGGCGGACGGACTGTCGGATCCGGCGTCGTATCCTCAATCATCGAGTAA